A window from Roseburia sp. 499 encodes these proteins:
- the fliD gene encoding flagellar filament capping protein FliD, which yields MAAIDTAYGYYLSTYATKSASRYDTHKKSELRNIYNTIVKINKESPLYKFQNMGDVQKFAIDIKEGARTIQNVVASLSDDDDISKAFQKKIAFSTQEDIVTANYIGTSKQAENIDSFDIEVRQLAQPQINLGTFLDKGRLDLRPDTYTFDLETNSAAYEFQFNVAPADSNYDVQQKIANLITNAGINLQGSVIEDEQGKSAIRIESGNTGRNLGEEYLFNITPQGNHNSMTALNVLGIDHISQPSANAEFLLNGEERSSFTNTFSINNTFELTLHSISEEGNPATIGFKANVDAIADNIQILVDSYNGIIETADKYSESQHQSARLFHDMSSAAFILQNDLEALGLMVDSHGEISVDKALLADAIDTETPDESFSVLNDFKNLLNEKATNASLDPMKYVDKVVVVYKNPDKTLVSPYITSIYSGMMMDRYC from the coding sequence ATGGCTGCAATAGATACTGCTTACGGCTATTATCTAAGCACTTATGCCACTAAATCAGCATCCCGCTATGATACGCATAAGAAAAGCGAATTGCGTAACATCTATAATACAATCGTAAAAATCAATAAAGAATCCCCTTTGTACAAGTTCCAGAATATGGGGGATGTTCAAAAATTTGCCATCGATATCAAAGAAGGCGCTCGCACTATCCAGAATGTAGTGGCTTCACTTTCAGATGACGATGACATCAGCAAAGCTTTCCAAAAGAAAATTGCTTTTTCCACTCAGGAAGATATTGTTACTGCTAACTATATAGGAACATCTAAACAGGCAGAAAATATAGATAGTTTCGACATCGAAGTACGGCAGTTAGCTCAACCGCAAATTAATCTTGGTACTTTTTTGGATAAAGGTCGACTGGATTTAAGACCGGATACCTATACATTTGATTTGGAAACCAATTCTGCGGCCTATGAATTTCAGTTTAATGTAGCGCCTGCTGACAGCAATTATGATGTACAGCAAAAGATTGCAAATTTAATCACCAATGCAGGCATTAATTTACAAGGTTCCGTAATCGAAGATGAACAAGGAAAAAGTGCCATTCGAATTGAATCCGGCAATACCGGACGCAATTTAGGAGAAGAATACCTTTTTAATATTACTCCACAGGGAAATCATAACTCCATGACAGCTCTCAATGTGCTAGGTATCGATCACATTTCTCAGCCGTCAGCAAATGCAGAATTTCTTCTGAACGGAGAGGAACGTTCTTCCTTCACAAATACTTTTAGTATTAATAATACTTTTGAATTAACTTTGCACAGCATCAGCGAAGAAGGAAATCCTGCTACGATTGGATTTAAAGCAAATGTAGATGCTATTGCAGACAATATTCAAATATTGGTTGATTCTTATAACGGAATTATTGAAACAGCAGATAAGTACTCTGAATCGCAACATCAGAGTGCACGATTGTTCCACGACATGAGCAGTGCTGCCTTTATACTGCAAAATGATTTAGAAGCTTTAGGGCTTATGGTAGATTCACATGGAGAAATTTCTGTGGACAAGGCTCTTTTGGCAGATGCCATTGATACAGAAACTCCTGATGAAAGCTTTTCTGTATTAAATGATTTTAAGAATCTTTTAAACGAAAAAGCAACGAATGCTTCTCTTGATCCGATGAAATATGTAGATAAGGTAGTAGTGGTTTATAAAAATCCTGATAAAACCTTGGTATCTCCATATATTACTTCTATTTATTCAGGTATGATGATGGATCGATATTGTTAA
- the nusG gene encoding transcription termination/antitermination protein NusG: protein MAEANWYVVHTYSGYENKVKENIEKTIENRHLENQILEVRVPMQSVVEMKNGVKKTVEKKMFPGYVLINMVMNDDIWYVVRNTRGVTGFVGPGSKPVPLTEAEMRPLGIQVDNVVVDFEEGDSVRVTGGVWKDTVGVIQTINHGKQMVTINVDLFGRETPVEISFTDIRKL, encoded by the coding sequence ATGGCAGAGGCAAACTGGTATGTAGTTCATACCTATTCTGGTTATGAAAACAAAGTCAAAGAGAACATTGAAAAAACAATTGAAAATCGACACTTAGAGAATCAGATTCTGGAAGTAAGAGTTCCGATGCAGAGTGTTGTGGAAATGAAAAACGGTGTGAAAAAGACTGTTGAGAAAAAAATGTTTCCAGGATATGTTCTTATTAACATGGTTATGAATGATGATATATGGTATGTGGTTAGAAATACCAGAGGTGTAACCGGATTTGTTGGTCCGGGATCCAAGCCGGTACCACTCACTGAAGCTGAAATGAGACCGTTGGGTATCCAGGTTGACAATGTGGTTGTGGACTTTGAGGAAGGCGATTCCGTAAGAGTTACCGGCGGTGTTTGGAAAGATACCGTTGGAGTCATCCAGACCATTAACCATGGTAAACAGATGGTTACAATCAATGTTGACTTGTTTGGTCGTGAAACACCAGTAGAGATAAGTTTCACAGATATTAGAAAGTTATAA
- a CDS encoding sigma-70 family RNA polymerase sigma factor, which yields MKIGEINYIQQLQLHNEKALLYVIDKYGGLLMAVIRKHLFSIPQRQEECFNDVLLNIWQHISCFDESKNTFKNWAAAIAKYRAIDYLRQYQKELVTVDIDNAIIAQEDSMLAEMIEREISEEVDKMLKYLKHEDRQLFLKLYVEEKTVEQVSQETGMKRETIYNRLSRGKKKLRKEISLERGV from the coding sequence ATGAAAATCGGAGAAATAAATTATATTCAGCAGTTACAACTGCACAATGAAAAAGCCCTTTTATATGTAATTGATAAATACGGCGGCCTTTTGATGGCGGTAATTCGAAAACATCTTTTTAGTATACCTCAGCGGCAAGAGGAATGTTTCAATGATGTATTGTTAAATATTTGGCAACATATTTCCTGCTTTGATGAAAGTAAGAATACTTTTAAGAACTGGGCGGCAGCAATTGCAAAATACCGAGCAATTGATTATTTGAGACAGTACCAGAAAGAACTGGTAACAGTAGATATTGATAATGCCATAATTGCTCAGGAAGATAGTATGTTGGCGGAAATGATAGAAAGAGAAATTTCAGAAGAAGTAGATAAAATGTTGAAGTACTTAAAGCACGAAGATAGACAATTATTTCTTAAACTATATGTGGAAGAAAAAACAGTGGAACAGGTAAGCCAAGAAACCGGTATGAAACGAGAGACTATTTATAACCGTTTATCTAGAGGGAAAAAGAAACTTCGCAAAGAGATTTCATTAGAAAGAGGTGTTTGA
- the secE gene encoding preprotein translocase subunit SecE, translated as MGETNTEKAPKTSWFTGLKAEFSKIIWPDKKSLIKQTTAVTVVSIILGLIIALIDAIIKYGVTDILVNL; from the coding sequence ATGGGAGAAACCAATACAGAAAAAGCTCCAAAGACGAGCTGGTTCACCGGTCTTAAGGCTGAATTTTCCAAAATTATTTGGCCGGACAAAAAATCACTTATCAAACAAACAACAGCTGTTACGGTTGTTTCAATTATCTTAGGTCTAATTATCGCTTTGATTGATGCAATTATCAAGTATGGCGTAACAGATATCCTGGTAAATTTATAG
- the rplK gene encoding 50S ribosomal protein L11 encodes MAKKVEGYIKLQIPAGKATPAPPVGPALGQHGVNIVEFTKQFNAKTADQGDLIIPVVITVYADRSFSFITKTPPAPVLIKKACNIKSGSAVPNKTKVATISKAKVQEIAELKMKDLNAASLEAAMSMIAGTARSMGVTVEE; translated from the coding sequence ATGGCAAAGAAAGTAGAAGGATATATCAAATTACAGATTCCTGCTGGAAAGGCTACACCTGCACCACCAGTTGGACCTGCACTTGGACAGCATGGTGTAAACATCGTTGAATTTACAAAACAGTTCAACGCAAAGACAGCTGATCAGGGAGACTTAATTATTCCGGTAGTTATTACCGTATACGCAGATAGAAGCTTTAGCTTCATTACAAAGACTCCACCTGCTCCAGTATTAATCAAAAAGGCATGTAACATCAAATCTGGTTCTGCTGTACCTAACAAGACAAAGGTAGCAACTATTTCTAAGGCAAAGGTTCAGGAAATCGCAGAATTAAAGATGAAAGATTTAAATGCAGCTTCTTTAGAAGCAGCAATGAGCATGATTGCAGGAACAGCTCGAAGCATGGGTGTTACCGTAGAGGAATAG
- a CDS encoding glycosyltransferase: MLSVCIITKNEEKNIGHCLQCLKPYGFEIIVVDTGSADRTKEIALQYTDKVYDFIWCDDFAAAKNFAVSKAENAYVMVIDSDEFLEEIDAEKLYQLINQHPDEVGRIRRRNVFARNGLQQENKEWINRIFSKEKFCYEGRIHEQVTAIDGSEYKTYQAPVVIKHTGYDLTPEERKKKAKRNFALLIQELERLEREEKDAGRQEEQEMDNEQIPYILYQLGKSCYMAEEYEKACDYFSRGLSFDLNPKLEYVIDMVESYGYTLLNSGQAETALFFENIYEEFGNSADFQFLMGLIYMNNARFEQAVNEFLKATRHKTCRNKGVNSYSAYYNIGVIYECLGKKEEANRYYEKCGDYQPAKKRLENSCKYEE, translated from the coding sequence ATGTTATCAGTTTGCATTATAACCAAAAACGAAGAAAAGAATATTGGGCACTGTTTACAATGCCTGAAACCATATGGTTTTGAAATTATTGTAGTAGATACCGGTTCTGCGGATCGGACCAAAGAAATCGCACTACAATATACGGATAAAGTATATGATTTTATATGGTGCGATGATTTTGCGGCAGCCAAAAATTTTGCGGTGTCAAAAGCTGAGAATGCCTATGTAATGGTAATAGACAGTGACGAATTTCTAGAAGAGATAGATGCAGAAAAATTATATCAGTTAATAAATCAGCATCCGGATGAAGTTGGAAGAATTCGTCGAAGAAATGTTTTTGCTCGAAATGGACTGCAGCAGGAAAACAAAGAGTGGATTAATAGAATTTTTTCAAAAGAGAAGTTTTGTTATGAAGGCAGGATTCATGAGCAGGTAACAGCAATAGATGGAAGTGAGTATAAGACATATCAGGCTCCCGTTGTAATCAAGCATACAGGATATGACCTTACACCGGAAGAACGTAAGAAAAAGGCGAAACGTAATTTTGCACTGTTGATACAAGAATTGGAGCGCTTGGAACGAGAAGAAAAGGATGCGGGAAGACAAGAGGAACAAGAAATGGATAACGAACAAATTCCTTACATTCTTTATCAGCTGGGGAAAAGTTGTTACATGGCAGAGGAATATGAAAAAGCATGTGATTATTTTTCCAGAGGACTTTCCTTTGATCTCAATCCCAAACTGGAATATGTGATAGATATGGTAGAAAGTTATGGATATACGTTGTTGAACAGCGGACAGGCGGAGACAGCGTTGTTTTTTGAAAATATCTATGAAGAGTTTGGTAACAGCGCAGATTTTCAGTTTTTGATGGGGCTTATCTATATGAACAATGCCCGTTTTGAACAGGCTGTAAATGAATTCTTAAAAGCAACACGGCATAAGACGTGTAGGAATAAGGGGGTAAACTCTTATTCTGCTTATTATAATATTGGGGTTATTTATGAATGTCTTGGGAAAAAAGAAGAAGCTAATCGATATTATGAAAAGTGTGGAGATTACCAACCGGCTAAGAAAAGGCTTGAAAATTCTTGTAAATATGAGGAATAA
- the rplJ gene encoding 50S ribosomal protein L10 codes for MAKVELKQPIVQEISEQIKDAQSVVLVDYRGLTVEEVTALRKELREAGVTYKVYKNTLMNFAFKGTDFESMSSLLEGPNAIAISKDDATAPARILAKFAKTAPALELKAGVVEGTFYDANGIKAIASVPSREELLSKFLGSIQSPISNFARVLNQIAEQGGAADAAVAAPAEEAPAAEEATAEEAPATEEAPVEE; via the coding sequence GTGGCAAAAGTAGAACTGAAACAGCCTATCGTACAGGAAATTTCTGAACAGATCAAAGATGCACAGTCAGTCGTATTAGTAGACTACCGTGGACTTACTGTTGAAGAAGTTACAGCATTACGTAAAGAATTAAGAGAAGCTGGTGTTACTTATAAGGTATATAAGAACACATTAATGAATTTTGCATTCAAGGGAACAGATTTCGAAAGCATGTCTTCTTTATTAGAAGGACCAAACGCTATCGCAATTTCCAAAGACGATGCAACAGCACCGGCAAGAATTCTTGCTAAGTTTGCAAAGACAGCACCAGCATTAGAATTAAAAGCAGGTGTTGTAGAAGGAACTTTCTATGATGCGAACGGAATCAAAGCAATCGCTTCTGTTCCATCCAGAGAAGAATTACTTTCCAAATTCCTTGGAAGTATTCAGTCTCCTATCAGCAACTTTGCTCGTGTTCTTAATCAGATCGCAGAGCAGGGTGGCGCAGCAGATGCAGCAGTAGCTGCACCAGCAGAAGAAGCTCCAGCAGCTGAGGAAGCAACCGCAGAGGAAGCTCCGGCAACTGAAGAAGCTCCAGTAGAAGAATAA
- a CDS encoding S26 family signal peptidase codes for MRFGNIPLNVVVFIATNTLIANAVVPTGYMENTIMTGSRIIINRLAYLTENPERGDVISFWFPDNEEENYLNKEERNLNTIRN; via the coding sequence TTGAGATTTGGTAATATACCGCTTAATGTAGTAGTCTTTATTGCTACGAATACTTTAATTGCTAACGCGGTGGTGCCAACTGGGTATATGGAAAATACAATTATGACGGGGAGCCGCATTATTATTAATCGTTTGGCATATCTTACAGAAAATCCTGAACGTGGAGATGTGATTTCTTTTTGGTTCCCTGACAATGAGGAGGAGAATTATTTAAATAAGGAGGAGCGGAATTTGAATACTATCCGGAATTGA
- the rplA gene encoding 50S ribosomal protein L1, translated as MKRGKKYVEAAKAIDRTVQYDTAEAISLVKKVAVAKFDETIEAHIRTGCDGRHAEQQIRGAVVLPHGTGKTVKVLVFAKGDKVDEALAAGADHVGGEELIPKIQNDGWLDFDVVVATPDMMGVVGRLGRVLGPKGLMPNPKAGTVTMDVTKAVNDIKAGKIEYRLDKTNIIHVPVGKASFTEEQLADNFQTLMDAIIKAKPATLKGQYLKSISLAPTMGPGVKVNTAKFV; from the coding sequence ATGAAAAGAGGAAAGAAATACGTTGAAGCTGCAAAAGCTATCGACAGAACTGTGCAGTATGACACAGCAGAAGCAATCAGCTTAGTAAAAAAAGTTGCAGTTGCTAAATTTGACGAAACAATTGAAGCTCATATCAGAACCGGTTGTGACGGACGTCATGCAGAACAGCAGATTCGTGGTGCAGTAGTATTACCACACGGAACTGGTAAAACTGTAAAAGTTTTGGTATTCGCAAAAGGCGATAAAGTAGACGAAGCATTGGCAGCAGGAGCAGACCACGTTGGAGGAGAAGAACTGATTCCAAAGATTCAGAACGATGGATGGTTAGACTTTGACGTTGTTGTTGCTACTCCTGACATGATGGGTGTTGTAGGTCGTTTAGGACGTGTACTTGGACCTAAGGGCTTAATGCCAAACCCGAAAGCAGGAACTGTTACTATGGACGTTACCAAGGCTGTAAATGACATTAAAGCTGGTAAGATTGAGTACAGATTAGATAAAACAAATATTATCCATGTGCCAGTTGGAAAAGCATCTTTTACAGAAGAACAATTAGCGGACAACTTCCAGACTCTTATGGATGCCATCATTAAGGCTAAACCGGCTACCTTAAAAGGTCAGTATTTAAAGAGCATTTCATTAGCTCCTACAATGGGACCTGGTGTAAAGGTTAATACAGCTAAGTTTGTTTAA
- the rpmG gene encoding 50S ribosomal protein L33, with protein sequence MRTNITLACTECKQRNYNMTKDKKAHPDRMETKKYCRFCKTHTLHKETK encoded by the coding sequence GTGCGCACAAATATTACATTGGCATGTACAGAATGTAAACAACGTAATTACAACATGACAAAAGATAAGAAAGCTCATCCGGACAGAATGGAAACAAAGAAATATTGTAGATTCTGTAAGACACATACATTACACAAAGAAACAAAGTAA
- a CDS encoding DUF4179 domain-containing protein: MEKSIYDLLNEVKMDEREYEENELSYQEKDRKKQEILKEVRKMEKERNKTTRKKVKIMGAVAAFAVVIGTAGVANPSLAKELFSNTFGKLIENSKGTKNEEEDTALYTTIGKGAVDVKEEVEKSDNGEAYITTAENNGVSISVSDVYCDGYVLYYTATLKTDDAGLNQADWVHTTKKSEAEYMVVNGVNVGPGTGTSFEKMSDGTFVKTGQIDLMNLTSEDGQLVIFDSIDSFDVDYVLKDLAGSDADAWDEQGEYLETGEVEGEWKLKFPVTVDRSQNEIVSIDKEENGIKLTNAVKTKAGLVLEVETPDFRKEPYNDSYNDPDIAIKDSQGKSLQWLSGSAKENQDGTAIYRIMVLYDGQTDLTLEVTNKNVDGNEIASIDFQIQ; the protein is encoded by the coding sequence ATGGAAAAAAGTATTTATGATTTACTCAATGAGGTAAAAATGGATGAAAGAGAGTATGAAGAAAATGAGTTATCCTATCAAGAGAAAGACAGGAAAAAACAGGAAATCTTGAAGGAGGTAAGAAAAATGGAAAAAGAAAGAAATAAGACTACAAGAAAAAAGGTAAAAATAATGGGAGCGGTAGCTGCATTTGCAGTGGTAATTGGAACAGCGGGGGTTGCCAACCCTTCTTTGGCTAAAGAACTTTTTAGCAACACATTTGGAAAATTAATAGAAAATAGCAAAGGAACAAAGAATGAAGAAGAGGACACGGCACTGTACACAACGATTGGAAAAGGTGCAGTGGATGTGAAAGAAGAAGTGGAAAAAAGTGATAATGGTGAGGCATACATTACCACAGCAGAAAATAATGGTGTTAGTATTTCTGTATCAGATGTTTATTGTGATGGATATGTTTTGTATTATACCGCAACTTTGAAAACAGATGATGCCGGATTAAATCAGGCAGACTGGGTTCATACAACAAAGAAATCAGAAGCAGAATATATGGTTGTCAATGGTGTAAATGTAGGACCGGGAACGGGGACTTCTTTTGAAAAAATGTCAGATGGTACATTTGTAAAAACAGGTCAGATTGATTTGATGAATCTGACGTCAGAAGATGGACAGTTGGTGATTTTTGATAGTATAGATTCCTTTGATGTAGATTATGTTCTGAAAGACCTTGCTGGTTCTGATGCAGATGCGTGGGATGAACAGGGAGAATATTTAGAGACAGGAGAAGTAGAAGGTGAATGGAAACTAAAGTTTCCTGTAACAGTCGATCGGTCTCAAAATGAAATAGTCAGCATTGATAAAGAAGAAAATGGAATCAAGCTGACCAATGCAGTAAAAACAAAAGCGGGGCTTGTTTTGGAAGTGGAAACACCGGATTTTAGGAAGGAACCGTACAATGATTCTTATAATGATCCTGATATTGCAATAAAGGACAGTCAGGGAAAAAGTTTGCAGTGGCTGAGTGGAAGCGCTAAGGAAAATCAGGATGGTACAGCAATCTATAGAATTATGGTTCTCTATGACGGGCAGACAGATTTAACTTTGGAAGTGACAAATAAAAATGTTGATGGAAATGAAATTGCATCTATAGATTTTCAGATACAGTAA
- the rplL gene encoding 50S ribosomal protein L7/L12 has product MAKLTTAEFIEAIKELSVLELNELVKACEEEFGVSAAAGVVVAAAGGDGAAAGEEKSDFDVELTEVGPNKVKVIKVVREATGLGLKEAKELVDGAPKILKEGAEKAEAEDIKAKLEAEGAKVTLK; this is encoded by the coding sequence ATGGCAAAGTTAACAACAGCAGAATTTATCGAAGCTATTAAAGAATTAAGCGTATTAGAATTAAACGAATTAGTAAAAGCATGTGAAGAAGAATTTGGTGTATCCGCAGCAGCAGGTGTTGTAGTAGCAGCAGCTGGCGGAGACGGAGCAGCAGCAGGCGAAGAAAAATCTGACTTCGACGTAGAATTAACAGAAGTTGGACCAAACAAAGTTAAGGTTATCAAAGTTGTTCGTGAAGCAACTGGATTAGGATTAAAAGAAGCTAAAGAATTAGTTGACGGAGCTCCTAAGATCCTTAAAGAAGGTGCTGAAAAGGCAGAAGCTGAAGACATCAAAGCTAAATTAGAAGCAGAAGGTGCTAAGGTTACTTTAAAATAA